ATCACGTTGCCGAGGAAGCTGAAGCCCGTGTGCCATTCGGGCACGTGGATGAACTTCCGCATCACCTCGTCGCGGAGCTGGAGCGGCTGGGCCGAGCGCCGCCTTCCCGAGACGTGGTTCCGGAAGAAGGTGACGTCGATCGCGTTGCCCCAGTAGCCGTCGCCGCCGATGTGCCAGCTATCGTTCCCCTCGAAGAGCTCGTGGTGCGAGGTCGCGTAGTGCGACGCGTTCATCCCGATCTCGGGGATCGTCGGGTAGCCGGCGCCCCAGCCGTCCTCGAAGTAGTTGTAGGCGATCACGTTTCCGCCGCCGGCGGCGCGCATCACCATCACCTTGTTGAAGTTCCAGGAGATGTTGTTCTCGACGAGGTTGTCGGCGGCGTACTCGCTGACGTCGAGGCCGTAGCCCGCGCCGCCGGGATTGGGATCGACGGTGCTGTGTACGAAGGAGTCGCGCAGCACGCAGCGGAAGGTGCTCATGAAGGCCACGCTGCTGCCCGAGCTCCGATCGGACTCGATGTTCTTGGCCCACGAGTACGAGGCGGCCGTGAAGATCACGTTCCCCTGCTCTCCGCCGGAGACGTAGAGATCCTCGACGCCCGACCACTTCTTCGTGGGAACGACGGGGCCATCCTGCTCTCCGCCAGAGAAGCGGACGACCTGCGCGCGGTTGGACTTGAAGTAGGGCAGGCGCAGCGGGGTGCTCAGCTCGAGGGTGTTGCCCTGGATGCCGACGATCTCGACCACCTGTCCGGTCGGGCGGTTCTGCCGGCTGAACCAGCCTCGGGAATCGTCGTCCGGGTGGGCCTGATTCACGGGATTCCACCAGGATCCGACCCGATCCCGATCCTCCAGCTGATCGATGAAGACGAGCTCCCCGACCTGGTAGCCGGGATCGCGAGCGACCTGAATCCGCTTGGCGCCGTGGGCCGTGTCGACCGCGAGGTCCACCGGCGTGGTGTGCTTCACCCAGAGGTGTCCGAGGCGCACCACGGGCATCCACGTTCCCTGCGGTTTCACGAGGCGGGTCGCCTCGGGGCCTCGAGGTCCCTGCCCCCGGAGCGTGACGTAGCTCGGGACGATCAGGCCTTCCCCTCGGATCGAGTATTCGCCGGCGCGCAGGTACACGACCTTGCGGCTCCTCTCGCTGGCCTGCTCGCCGGCGGCGTCGAGGGCGGCCTGGATCGCGTCCGACGCGTCGGTGGCGCCATTGGCGAGGGCCGGGTCCACCGAGAAGCCGCCGTAGGGATCGTCGGGAGGAACGTAAACGCTCGCGGGCCTCTCGCGGTCGGAGTCGGCGGGAATCCCGCCCACGGCGTTGAGGCCCGGCTCCCAGCGGGTGAGGCGCTCCGGCGGAAGCAGTCCGCTCCGCTCGATTCGGCTCCGCCAGTCTCCGACGGAAGGTTCTCCGCTCGAGCCATTCGGATTGCTGCACGCGATGGTCAGGGCGCAGCAAACGATCGAGAGCGCGAGACCAGTCAGAAACCGACGGGACATCCAGACCTCCAGTCCATGGGTGGGAAGGACGGGAGGACTACCGCAGCGATGGGGATGGAAAAAGATCCGGCGGGTGGTCATGGGCTCGCTCGGTTCGAGGCGAACGGATGGAACGAAAGACTTCCTTCAGAGGCGGTTGGTTCGGTTCAGCGCGTTGCGAAGGATCTCCATGTCCGCTCGCCCGAGCAGCCGGCAGGCGATCGCCGCGGCAGCGAACGACAGGAGAAAGACGGGGATCCGGACGATCGGAGTGGAAACCGGGAGGGCGAGGACGACGGCCGTGGCCGCCCCGGCGGAGAAGAGCGCCCGCAGGAGATCCGCCAGCGACCTCCTCGAAAGGATGCCGCGGGGGGCGAGCGAGATCGACGCGGCGAGGAGGACGGTCTCGGCGAGGAGCGACGCGGCGAGGAGGCCGATGGCGGCGCTCCCCCAGCGCTGCTCCGTGAGCGGGATCACGTGCCAGGCGAGCAAGGCGAACGCCGCCATGATCACGACTCGAATCGCGGCGATCGGCGTGGCGCGTCCCTGGATGATCAGCACGGACGCGAAGAGCAGGTTGAGGAATACGAGGAAGAGCCAGGGCGACATGATCTGCAGGATCGTCACCGCGGGTCCGTAGCCCTCCTTCCCGTAGATCACGCCGATGGCGACGTCCGCGAAGAGGGCCGTCCCGCTGGCGACCAGGATCCCCAGGATCAGCACGGGGCGCAGCGCGTTCGCCACCTCCTCGCGCATGGCCGCCGGATCGCCCAGCGCCCTCGAGAGCCTCGGGTAGGACGCGGTGATCAGGATGGAGGCGGGCATGATCAGCGTGTTGGTGATGGTCCGGGCGGCGCCGTAGAAGCCCAGGACGACTGCCGGACCGAGGGCCGAGAGCAGGAGGGTCTCGATGTAGATCTGGGCCTGGGCGAGCACCGCCATCCCGAGGACCGGCGTGCCGTGGCTCATGAGGTGCCGGACCGCCTGGGCTTCGATCCGTAGGCGGCCGAAGGCGAGCTCGCGCGACTTGGCGATCGCGTAGCCAAGGGTGATCACAGCTGCGATGCCAAGTGAGACGATCACGGCCAGCAGGTGTCCGCCGAGGGCGAAGGCGGCGAGGACCATCCCGACGTGCAGCACCTTGTTGAGGACGGTGGCGCGTGCGTCGAGGTCCATGCGCTCGCGGCCACGAAAGACGAGGCCGAAGGTCTGGAACAGCGAGTTCGGCGTGAAGGCGACGATCGTGAGCGCCATCAGGAGCTGGGTGCGGAGGTCGTAGCCGAGGAGGCGGACGACGAGGGTCCCGACGATCGTCCCCGGGACGGCGAGGGCCACCCGGATCGCGAGAGCGCTCCCCAGGAAGCGGGCGGTGGAATCGGGGCGCCTGGCGACGTCGCGGACCAGGATCGATCCCTGGCCCCACTCCATGAAGACGTTGACGAAGTAGGTCGACGTCAGGAGAAAGAAATACAGGCCGAAGTCGGTGGCACCGAGGGTTCTCCCGAGCTTCGCGTTCAGGAGGATCGAGAGCAGGGTCGTGGCGACCTGGCCCGAAAGGAGGTGGAAGGCGCTGCGCGCCACGCTGCCGTTCGCCGCCGCTCCGGTGGACGGCGCGACTGGCGCGGGTGCGACGGCGACGAGTTCTTCTGGGGAGGCGTCGGGCATGGGCGGCTTATCGAGACATGAGCTGGTCGAAGCGCTCGTGCGCCGGAAGGATCGACACCGGAGCGTCGGCCTTCTCGGGGACGACCCAGGGCCAGGGCTTCTCCCCGAAGAACGATGGCTTCGCGTCGAGGTAGAGGGAGGGCGGGAGGTCCCGTCGAGCGATCGCGGGATCCCAGCTCACCTTCTTCGAGACGAAGTCGAAGTTGCCGTGGCGGAGGGTGGTCGCGACCACCTTCGCGTCCTGTCCCTCCTTGCCGGCGTCGTGCTCCACCCCGATCGCCCAGATCGGGACCGGGTTCCAGTTCCAGGGCGGCTTGCCCTCGTAGACGAATCCCGACTGGGGAGCCGCCTTCATGTCGGAAGTGCCGATCACGTTGCCGAGGAAGCTGAAGTTCGTGTGCCACTCGGGCACGTGGATGAACTTCCGCATCACCTCATCCCGGAGCTTGAGCGGCTGGAAGGAGCGCCGCCTCCCCGTGACGTGGTTCCGGAAGAAGGTGATGTCGACCGCGTTGCCCCAATAGCCGTCGCCGCCGATGTGCCAGCTCTCGTTCCCTTCGAAGAGCTCGTGGTGCGAGGTCGCGTAGTGGGATGCGTTCAGCCCGATCTCGGGGATCGTGGGGTAGCCGGCTCCCCAGCCGTCCTCGAGGTAGTTGTAGGCGACCACGTTTCCGCCGCCGGCGGCGCGCATCACGATCACCTTGTTGAAGTTCCAGGAGATGTTGTTCTCGACGAGGTTGTCGGCGGAGTAGGTGCTGAGGTCGAGGCCGTAGCCCGCGCCGCCGGGGTTGGGATCGACGGTGCTGTGCACGAAGGAGTCGCGCAGCACGCAGCGGAAGGTGCTGAGGAAGGCCACGCTGCTCCCGGAGCTCCGATCGGACTCGAGGTTCCTGGCCCAGGAGTACGAGGTCCCGGTGAAGATCACGTTCCCCTGCTCTCCACCGGAGACGTAGAGGTCCTCGACCCCCGACCACTTCTTCGTGGGGACGGCAGGACCGTTCTCCTCGCCTCCGGAGAAGCGGACGACCTGCGCCCGATCGGAGGTGAAGTAGGGCAGGCGCAGCGGGGTGCTCAGCTCGAGGGTGTTGCCGCGGACGCCGACGATCTCGACCACCTGCCCGGTGGGGCGGTTCTGCCGGCTGAACCAGCCTCGCGAAGGGTCGCTCGCCGTCTTCTGCCGTAGCGGGTTCCACCAGGAGCCGACGCGCGCCGTGTCGACGAGCTGGTCGATGAAGACCAGCTCGCCCACCTCGTATCCCGGGTTCTTCACCACCTGGATCCGGGTCGTTCCGTGGGGCGCATCCTCAGCGAGGTCGATCGGAGCGGTGTGCTTGATCCAGAGGTGGCCGAGGCGCACCACGGGCATCTGGCTCCCCTTCACCTTCACCACGCGGGTGGCGTTGTCGCCGCGGGGCCCCTGTCCGCGAAGCGTGACGAAGCTCGGGACGATCAGGCCTTCGCCTCGAATCGAGTACTCGCCGGCGTGCAGGAAGACGACCTTGCGTCCCTTCTCGCTGGCCTGCTCGCCGGCAGCGTCGAGGGCGGCCTGGATCGCGCGTGAGGCGTCGGATTTTCCGTTGGCGAGCACCGGATCCACCGAGTACCCGCGGAAGGGATCGCCCTTGGGCAGATAGATCGTTGCAGGGCGGGCCGAGTCCGTGTCCGACGGGATCCCGCCGACGGCGTTGAGGCCCGGGAGCCAGAGGGTCTGCCGGTCCGGCGGCAGGAGCCCTGCGGCCTTCGACTGGATCGCAGCGCCGTTCGCCTGGGTGGCGGGGGCGCTCTGCGCCTCATCCGCTGCCGAGGCGAGGGCGCGACGCCTCTCGCTTTCGCGCGACGCCGCGCCATCGGTCTGCGCGGCTCCGTCCTGGTTGCGGTTGCTGCACGAAGCGCCGACCGAGAACCAGGCCAGCGCCAGCGCGAGCGCCATGTTGCGCATGCGAAACATCGTCGATTCCTCCGTCGGTCGAGCCAGGCCCCTACGGCAACCGCTTCGTCTCTCCGAGCACGGGCAGCCCGAGCTGATGCTCGACCTGCCAGCGCTCGAGGGCCTTCCCTCCGCGGAGATCGGCTGCGACCGCGGCGAGGTGCGCGAGCAGCACGCCGCCGAGGAGTCCGCTCACGAGGAAGAGCATCGCGTAGGGCTTGATGGGCTTCTTGGGGAGCCGGGGCGGCGTGACCACCGCGTACCGGAGCTTGAACGCGGCCTCGGCCGTCTCCATCTGGAGGCGGGACGAGGCGATCCGGGCCGAGATCTCGCCCAGCCGCGAATTGAGGTTCCGCAGTCGCTCTCTGTCCGCCTCCTCGCGCGGGCTCTCCTCGAAGAGCGCCTGCGCCGGTTCCTGCCGGGCAGGCAGCGCCTGAGAGCTGGTGCCGGCGCCGGTGGCAGGGCTGGCGCCGGCGCTGGTGGCGCTGCCGCCGCGTGACCGGATCTCGTCCTCGAGCCTGCGGCGCTCCTCGCGCAGCGACGCCACCTGCGACGACGGCTGCTGCACGATCTCCAGCATCCGCTTGGTGGCTCCGATCGCGGGATGATCCGGCGCGTAGATGCTCTGCTTCTGCAGGAGCTCCGCCTGGAGCTCGATCAAGCGCTGCTGCCTGGCGGTCTCGAGGTCGGTGGCGGCGCGCTGGTTCGCCGCAAGCAAGGTCTCCAGCCGGGAGACGTCCGGATCCTGGTTCGGCCGACGGACCAGGCGCGGCGCGGCGGCGGGGGCCGGGGCGCCATGACGCTTCTCGCCGGCCTCGGCCTTCGCCCGCTCCTCCATCGCAACGATCCGCTGATCGATCTCCTCCTCGACGCGCGCCCTGTGGTCTTCGAGGATCGTGATCGACTCGGCGACCGTCTTGATCTCGGTGGAGTGCCTCATCGCCATGAAGCTCTCGCCCGCCGCGTTCACGACGTCGTAGGCCATCTGCTTGTCCCACCACCGGAACGTGATCGAGATGGTCCCCTCCGTGTCGATGTTGACGCCCAGGCGCTCGTCGAGGGCGTCGACGAGGCTCTCCCTCACCTCGTCGACGGTCCGCTCCCTCCCGTTGAGATAGTCGAAGAAGCGGTGGACCATCCGGATGGCGAGGGGACGCGCCGCCAGGTAGCGCTCAGCGAAGTTCACCTGCTTCGCGAGCGCCTCGAGGTTGTCGCGCCGCACGAGGATCTCGCGCGCCGCACGGGTCGGCGCGTCGCGCTCGTGGTCGCGCTGCTCGAAGAGCGCGCCGGTCAGCGGAGAGCCGGCGAGGATTGTCGTCTTCACCTCGTACCGTTGGGGAAACAACATCAAGCCCCCTACGGCAGCCGAAAAGACAACCAGGAACGTGCCCACGGCGAGGAGCGGATGCCGGAGCGGCGCGCGGAGGGTGAAGAGGATTGCGTGCGCCACGAGTGCCAGGTCGAAGAGATCGGCATCTCCGGACGTCGCCCGACGGTTGCTCTGTAGAGGTTCTCTCACGACGCGAAGCTAGCACAGCAAAAGCGCCGAAGACCGCCTGGAGCCCGGCCCGATTGGTGTATGTGCAACATGTGGTCGAAAAAGACGCCGTAGTGTCGTTTTTGGAAAACCTGCCGGGCTCGAGGGGTTGCTCGCCCGATGGGCGGTTGCGAAACTGGCCCCACTTCGTCAGTTCGTTCTTGGATTGGGGGGAGAAGCGATGCCCTCGATCCAGCCCATCGAGGTGATCCCATGAACGTGTCTTCGAACATCCGCTCTTTCATATCGGAGACGTTCTTCGTCGACGACTTCGCCGACGAGGACTCCTTCCTCCAGACCGGGATCATCGACAGCACCGGGATGATGGAGCTCGTCGCGTTCCTGGAGCAGTCGTTCGAGATCAAGATCACGGACGCCGAGCTGATCCCGGACAACCTCGACTCCCTCGCGAACCTCTGCCGGTTCGTGGAACGCAAGCGCTCCGAGGCGGCGTGACCTCCCATGTGCGGCATCGCGGGCTTCGCCCTTCCGATCGCTCCGAGCCCTGACGAGCGCGCCGCATTCGCGGCGAGGCTGCGTCGCATGGTGGCGTCCCTGCGGCACCGCGGTCCGGACGCCCTGAACGGTCTTGTGCTCCCCGGGATCGCCCTCGGGCATGCCCGGCTGTCGATCGTCGATCCCGCCGGCGGGCATCAGCCCATGCGCGACGCGGGCACCGGCGTGACCCTGGTTTTCAACGGCGAGATCTTCAACCACCCCGAGCTCCGCGAGGCGCTGGCGCCGGGGTACCGGTTCCGGACAGCCTCCGACACGGAGGTGCTCCTTGCCGCGTTCCTGGAACACGGCATCGACTGCGTGGACGAGCTCAATGGGCAGTTCGCCTTCGCCATCCACGATCCCCGGGACGGGAGCCTCTGGCTCGGCCGTGACCGCTTCGGGAAGCTCCCGCTCTTCTACGTCCACGACCGCGATTGCTTTGCGTTCGCCTCGGAGGCCAAGGCCCTCTTCGCAGGAGACGTGGTCCGTCCGCGGCTCGACGCGCGCGCGCTCTTCGAGACGCTTCACCTCTGGGGTCCGTCGGAGGCACGCTCGGCGTTCGACGGCGTACGATCGCTCCCGCCGGGCTGCGTCGCTCGCGTGCGCGGCGGCGAGCTCACGATCCGGCGGTATTGGGAGCTCGACCTGGCCGACGAGCGGATCGACCACGGCCTCACCCTCGATCGCGCGGCAGACGAGGTGGAGGAGCTCCTCGAGGACGCCGTGCGGCTGCGCCTGCGCGCCGACGTGCCGGTGGCGGCGTACCTCTCGGGCGGCCTGGACTCCAGCCTGCTCTGTGCGATCGCCCAGGATCAGCTCGGCGGGACGCTCCAGACCTTCTCGGTGGCCTTCGCCCACGAGCGCTACGACGAGCGGGCGTTCCAGGCTGGAGTCGCGGCAGCGCTCGAGACCGAGCACCACTCGATCGCGGTCGAGGCGCCCGACATCGGCGCGCTGCTCCCGCAGGTGGTGGAGCACGCCGAGGCCACCCTCCTGCGCACCGCGCCCGCGCCGCTCCTGAAGCTGTCGGGGCTGGTGCGGGATCACGGGACGAAGGTGGTGCTCACCGGCGAGGGCGCCGACGAGGTCTTCCTGGGCTACGATCTCTTCAAGGAGACCCGGATCCGGCAGTTCTGGGCGAGGAGGCCAGAGTCGAGCGTCCGCCCGCTTCTCTTCGGGCGCCTCTACCCCTACCTGGACGTGTCGCGGCAGTCGCCGCAGCTCCTGCGCCAGTTCTTCGGGATCGGGCTGGACGAGCCGGGCGCCCTCGACTTCTCACACCGGGTTCGGTGGACGAACAGCGGGCGAATCGCGCGCTTCCTCTCGCCCGCCTTCCGGGAGCACCTCGAGGGATGGGATCCGGTGGCCGAGCTCCTCGGCTCGCTCCCCGCGCGGATCCGGGAGTGGAGGCCCCTCGCCAGGGCGCAGTTCCTGGAGATCCGCACGCTGCTCTCCCAGTACCTCCTCTCCTCTCAAGGGGATCGGATGCTGATGGCGAGCTCGGTGGAGGGGAGGTTCCCCTTCCTCGATCACCGCCTGGCCGAGCTCTCTGCGAGGCTCCCCGACTCCTTCAAGCTCGGGGGCCTGAAGGAGAAGCTCGTCCTGCGGCGCATCGCCCGCGGACGCGTGCCGGCGCAGGTGACCGCCAGGACCAAGTTCCCCTACCGCGCGCCGATCGCCGAAGCGCTAACGGGCCCGAGGGCGCCGACGTGGGCCCGCGAGCTCCTCGGCCGCGACGCGGTCGATTCGCTTGGAATCTTCGACGGAAGCAAGGTGGAGAGGTTTCTCGCGAGGCTCGCGGCGCGCGCGCAGGCGCCGAGCGACGCGGACGACATGGTGCTCGCCGCCGTGGCGTCGACGCAGCTCCTGGCGCATCGATTCCTGGGTGAACGCGAGATCCCTCGGGCGCAGGCAGACTCCGTGAAGGTGTGTTTCGCATGAGCACTGCCAGTGCCTTCGTCTTCGACTGGGTCTTCGAGCACGCCCGCAGGTCGCCGGACGCGCCGGCGGTGGGCACGCCATCGGGTTGGACGTCCTACCGCGAGCTCGCCGGTGCGGTGCGGGGGCTCGCGAGCCGGCTCGAGGAGGGGGGCGTACTCCCCGGAGCCTTCGTGACGCTCGCGCTTCCACCGGGCCCGGCTGCGGTGGCCTCGGCGACTGCGATCCAGGCGCTGGGCGCATGTGCCGTGGAGCTCAACCGCCAGCTCGACGCTCGGACGATCGAGGAGGTCCTCGCTCAGACCGGCGCGCGCCACGCCGTCGTCCATCTCCGCGATGTGGAGGTCTGGGCCCAGCTCGCCCGCGCGCATGGCTTCTCGCGGCTCTTCGTCGTCGCTCCTGCCGCGCCCTCACCCCGGCTCCAGGCGCTCCTGCAGGGGATCGACTGGACCTGGGTGGACGAGCAGACGCCCGGCGGAGGCGATTCTGCGTGGGACGCTCCGGTCCGTGAGGCGGAGGCGCCGGCTCTCCTGGTCTACACCTCCGGAAGCACGGGGGCGCCGCGCGGGGTGGTCCAGACCCACTCGAACGTCCACGCGAACACCGAGGCGATCGGCTCGTATCTCGGCCTCACGAGCGCGGACCGGGCCCTCTCGATCCTGCCGCTGTTCTACTGCTTCGGTCGGAGCATCCTCCAGACCCACCTCTTCGCCGGCGGCTCGTTCTTCTTCGACCACCGCTTCGTCTATCCGAAGGTGGTGATGGAGGCCGTGGCCGAGCAGCGGTGCAGCGGCTTCTACGGAGTTCCCCTCACCTTCGAGCTGATCCGGCGGCACGTGGACCTCCGCTCGATCGCCTTGGATTCGCTGCGCTACGTCGCCCAGGCGGGCGGCGCGATGAGCCCGGACACGATCCGCTGGGCGCGCGAGGTGTTCGCTCCTGCGCCGCTCTTCGTGATGTACGGCCAGACCGAGGCGACGGCGCGGCTCTCCTACCTCCCTCCCGATCGCGCGGCGGACAAGGCCGGCTCGATCGGGCGCGGCCTGGACAACGTCGAGCTGCGGGTGGTGGACGCCACGGGACGGGAGCTCGCGCCTCGCGCGGTCGGGGAGCTCGTGGCGCGCGGACCCAGCATCACGCCGGGCTACTTCCGCGCGCCTGCCGAGACGGCGGAGATCCTCCGCGACGGCTGGCTCTGGACCGGCGACCTGGGCTGGCAGGACGAGGAGGGCTTCGTCTTTCTCGTGGGCCGCGCGAAGGACATGCTCAAGCTGGCAGGGCACCGGGTGAGCGCCGCCGAGCTCGAGCACGTCCTGTCGGAGCATCCGGACGTCCGCGAAGCGGCGGTGGTCGGCGTCCCCGACGCGGCCGGCCAGGAGGCCGCCGTTGCGTTCGTGGTCGCCGCAGGCGACGCGTCGCCCGACGCCGGCGAGCTCCGGCGCTTCTGCAGGCAGCGGCTTCCGGCGTTCAAGGTACCCCGCGAGATCCGTTTCGTTCGCGAGCTGCCGCGGACCGCGTCGGGAAAGATCGCGAAGGCAGCTCTCAGGGAGGGACTCGACGATGCGATTCTCGAAGGACGTGTTGAAGCTGGATCTCGAGCGGAAGGCGGCTGAGCTCGCCGGAGCGCTCGAGGAAGCGGTGCTCCGGAAGCTCCGTCGTCGCGGCGTGGTCGTGGCGATCTCGGGAGGGATCGACTCGGCCTGCGTCGCCGCCCTCGCCGTTCACGCCCTCGGCCCGAAGCGGGTCTTCGGCTTGCTCCTGCCCGAGCGGGACTCGTCTCCGGAGAGCACCTCGTACGGCAGGGCGCTATGCGAGCGCCTCGGGATCGCTTTCGAATTGCACGACATCGCTCCCATGCTGGAGGCCGCCGGCTGCTACGCGCGCCGCGACGCCGCGGTGCGATCCGTGTTTCCGGAGTTCACGCCGGACATGCCGTGGAAGCTGGTCCTGGGGCCCAGCAGCCTCAACGTCTTCTACGTGGTGGTGCGGACGCCGGACGGCGGCGAGCGGAGCGTGCGGCTGACGCCGTCTGCGTACCTGGAGATCGTCGCGTCCACGAACTTCAAGCAGCGCACGCGTAAGATGATGGAGTACTTCCACGCGGACCGGCTGGTGTACGCGGTGGCCGGGACGCCCAACCGCCTCGAGTACGATCAGGGCTTCTTCGTGAAGCTGGGCGACGGCGCTGCCGACGTGAAGCCGATCGCCGGGCTCTACAAGACCCAGGTCTACGAGCTGGCGCGGCACCTCGGGGTCATCCCCGAGATCCTGCACCGGGAGCCGACTACGGATACGTACTCGCTGGAGCAGTCCCAGGAGGACTTCTACTTCTCCGTTCATCACTCGCAGCTCGACCTGATCCTCTGGGCCAAGAACCACGGCGTCCCGGCCGAAGACGTCGCGCAGGAGCTCGCGCTCCCGACGAATCAGGTCGAGAGCGTCTTCGCGGACATCGACCAGAAGCGCCGCACGACGGCCTACCTGCACGCGCCGCCGATCCTCCTGGAAGCGGTCCGGGA
The Vulgatibacter incomptus DNA segment above includes these coding regions:
- a CDS encoding glycosyl hydrolase family 28-related protein, translating into MSRRFLTGLALSIVCCALTIACSNPNGSSGEPSVGDWRSRIERSGLLPPERLTRWEPGLNAVGGIPADSDRERPASVYVPPDDPYGGFSVDPALANGATDASDAIQAALDAAGEQASERSRKVVYLRAGEYSIRGEGLIVPSYVTLRGQGPRGPEATRLVKPQGTWMPVVRLGHLWVKHTTPVDLAVDTAHGAKRIQVARDPGYQVGELVFIDQLEDRDRVGSWWNPVNQAHPDDDSRGWFSRQNRPTGQVVEIVGIQGNTLELSTPLRLPYFKSNRAQVVRFSGGEQDGPVVPTKKWSGVEDLYVSGGEQGNVIFTAASYSWAKNIESDRSSGSSVAFMSTFRCVLRDSFVHSTVDPNPGGAGYGLDVSEYAADNLVENNISWNFNKVMVMRAAGGGNVIAYNYFEDGWGAGYPTIPEIGMNASHYATSHHELFEGNDSWHIGGDGYWGNAIDVTFFRNHVSGRRRSAQPLQLRDEVMRKFIHVPEWHTGFSFLGNVIGTPDMKAAPQSGFVYEGSPPWNWDPVPIWAIGVEHDAGKEGQDAKVVAATLRHGNFDFFTNGVVWDEGIERRELPTSLYLDRKPSFFGENPWPWVSPEKSGAPLAILPARERFDQLLMGK
- the asnB gene encoding asparagine synthase (glutamine-hydrolyzing), translated to MCGIAGFALPIAPSPDERAAFAARLRRMVASLRHRGPDALNGLVLPGIALGHARLSIVDPAGGHQPMRDAGTGVTLVFNGEIFNHPELREALAPGYRFRTASDTEVLLAAFLEHGIDCVDELNGQFAFAIHDPRDGSLWLGRDRFGKLPLFYVHDRDCFAFASEAKALFAGDVVRPRLDARALFETLHLWGPSEARSAFDGVRSLPPGCVARVRGGELTIRRYWELDLADERIDHGLTLDRAADEVEELLEDAVRLRLRADVPVAAYLSGGLDSSLLCAIAQDQLGGTLQTFSVAFAHERYDERAFQAGVAAALETEHHSIAVEAPDIGALLPQVVEHAEATLLRTAPAPLLKLSGLVRDHGTKVVLTGEGADEVFLGYDLFKETRIRQFWARRPESSVRPLLFGRLYPYLDVSRQSPQLLRQFFGIGLDEPGALDFSHRVRWTNSGRIARFLSPAFREHLEGWDPVAELLGSLPARIREWRPLARAQFLEIRTLLSQYLLSSQGDRMLMASSVEGRFPFLDHRLAELSARLPDSFKLGGLKEKLVLRRIARGRVPAQVTARTKFPYRAPIAEALTGPRAPTWARELLGRDAVDSLGIFDGSKVERFLARLAARAQAPSDADDMVLAAVASTQLLAHRFLGEREIPRAQADSVKVCFA
- the nadE gene encoding NAD(+) synthase, which encodes MRFSKDVLKLDLERKAAELAGALEEAVLRKLRRRGVVVAISGGIDSACVAALAVHALGPKRVFGLLLPERDSSPESTSYGRALCERLGIAFELHDIAPMLEAAGCYARRDAAVRSVFPEFTPDMPWKLVLGPSSLNVFYVVVRTPDGGERSVRLTPSAYLEIVASTNFKQRTRKMMEYFHADRLVYAVAGTPNRLEYDQGFFVKLGDGAADVKPIAGLYKTQVYELARHLGVIPEILHREPTTDTYSLEQSQEDFYFSVHHSQLDLILWAKNHGVPAEDVAQELALPTNQVESVFADIDQKRRTTAYLHAPPILLEAVRELESFALRPAGRPPAEVQSEAAASSLSVVS
- a CDS encoding oligosaccharide flippase family protein, which codes for MPDASPEELVAVAPAPVAPSTGAAANGSVARSAFHLLSGQVATTLLSILLNAKLGRTLGATDFGLYFFLLTSTYFVNVFMEWGQGSILVRDVARRPDSTARFLGSALAIRVALAVPGTIVGTLVVRLLGYDLRTQLLMALTIVAFTPNSLFQTFGLVFRGRERMDLDARATVLNKVLHVGMVLAAFALGGHLLAVIVSLGIAAVITLGYAIAKSRELAFGRLRIEAQAVRHLMSHGTPVLGMAVLAQAQIYIETLLLSALGPAVVLGFYGAARTITNTLIMPASILITASYPRLSRALGDPAAMREEVANALRPVLILGILVASGTALFADVAIGVIYGKEGYGPAVTILQIMSPWLFLVFLNLLFASVLIIQGRATPIAAIRVVIMAAFALLAWHVIPLTEQRWGSAAIGLLAASLLAETVLLAASISLAPRGILSRRSLADLLRALFSAGAATAVVLALPVSTPIVRIPVFLLSFAAAAIACRLLGRADMEILRNALNRTNRL
- a CDS encoding class I adenylate-forming enzyme family protein — translated: MSTASAFVFDWVFEHARRSPDAPAVGTPSGWTSYRELAGAVRGLASRLEEGGVLPGAFVTLALPPGPAAVASATAIQALGACAVELNRQLDARTIEEVLAQTGARHAVVHLRDVEVWAQLARAHGFSRLFVVAPAAPSPRLQALLQGIDWTWVDEQTPGGGDSAWDAPVREAEAPALLVYTSGSTGAPRGVVQTHSNVHANTEAIGSYLGLTSADRALSILPLFYCFGRSILQTHLFAGGSFFFDHRFVYPKVVMEAVAEQRCSGFYGVPLTFELIRRHVDLRSIALDSLRYVAQAGGAMSPDTIRWAREVFAPAPLFVMYGQTEATARLSYLPPDRAADKAGSIGRGLDNVELRVVDATGRELAPRAVGELVARGPSITPGYFRAPAETAEILRDGWLWTGDLGWQDEEGFVFLVGRAKDMLKLAGHRVSAAELEHVLSEHPDVREAAVVGVPDAAGQEAAVAFVVAAGDASPDAGELRRFCRQRLPAFKVPREIRFVRELPRTASGKIAKAALREGLDDAILEGRVEAGSRAEGG
- a CDS encoding acyl carrier protein is translated as MNVSSNIRSFISETFFVDDFADEDSFLQTGIIDSTGMMELVAFLEQSFEIKITDAELIPDNLDSLANLCRFVERKRSEAA